In the Apodemus sylvaticus chromosome 3, mApoSyl1.1, whole genome shotgun sequence genome, GGCAATTAGGTTGATCTTTTCAGCTTAAGAGAAGGTTTCCTTTTAGCAtagagactttgtctcagaacAAGAGACTTCCAGTCATCTTGGTCATCCTAATCCAGGCATGTGGTGTCCGTGGTTGTGCCCTGCCTTCTCTATCCAGATCTATAAGCTAGTAACAAAGGCATGATGACCTGTCTCATTCCTGGAGCCCCTGTGAGTAAAGACAAGATCTCAGGGAAGTGCTAGCATGAGAAAGCATGGCTGCCTTCGCATTCCTCCAAGGATCAGGAAGAGAAAGCTGATCCAGCCAGCCACCAGCTTCTGCTGTCCCGGGAGTCATTGCTCTGGCCAGGGAGGAAAGGTGAGAGGAAGAAGGACTCACGGGTTAGGTATTTGAAGGCAGGATGGGCACCAGTGCCAGTGACTGCGATCTTGCTAAACATGGGAAAAGAGACACTGTAGGTGCGGCGGGCAAAGTTCTCAATCTCCCTGTTGGTGTCTGGTTCCTGTTGGCCAAACTGGTTGCAAGGGAAGGCAAGCACATTAAAATGGTGGGGGCCCAGGTCCCGCTGCAGCTGCTGCAAGGCTCGGTAGTTCTGGTCCGTGAAGCCACATTCACTAGCTACGTTCACCACCAGGGAAACCTGCAtggcaaaatcaaacaaaaaagaagaaagctcaGAGTCACATACAATCCGGCAAAAAGGCATGCATGTACCTACTCAGGTGTGTTCACATAGGCAACTCCTTCACACAGGAAAGAATaccatgtgcatatatatgtaaataagtgtataatgttcatagaaacacacccacacataaaagTAAGCAATAGGGGtctagacacatgtacacacatacatgcatatctgTGACTGTATGTACATGCTCTATGATTCACACCTACATTAGCTAGCAGTAAACATATCCACAAATACACATTGTACATTCACAgaaaggcatgcatgcacacagggagCACAGGTCAGTAGGTGATCTTTTGGAGGAGACAGGTACACTTGGGTTCAGTTTGGTTCGGTCAGCTGGGTACTTCAGAAATTCCAGATAGGCTCCAgaaatttctaaagaaaaaggaagcagagctgtgtgtgtctctggacCCTTCCTCGGAAGGAGGCTGccagcacatggacacacagacagaatGACTGCCCCCCAGGACAATCCCCTTTGATCTGCTCCTTTCCAGCAAACAAATATTTAGTTTGATCACTGAGCTTTAATTTTTGTAAAGGCTTTAGGCAATAAATACAAAGCTAGCTGATGGAACTGAGTTGTGATATACTTAGAATTTTGGCATGAATGCTACATATCCAGCTTCTAGCTCTGtattattaaaagattaaaatCCTTTGCCTGGCCACCCTAGCCCTATCTCCATGGCTGCTTTTAAAACAAGTTAGGATAATATCACCTGGCTACCCAAAGAAGATCATTTCCCAGTCTGGAACAGTGGACACAAATTGCTCAAGCTAGTCTCAGATTCAGCACTAATAAAACTATGAGTCTTCACTGTGGGGAGTGTCCTGTTTATTGGAGATGATTTGTTATCATCCTAGCCTGTACACACTAGATGCTTGGCTTGATGACCAAAATATCTCCCCATGGGGTCGGAGGCACACACCTCAGCTCTaaggaagctgaggcagcagAATTTCAAATTGGAGGCCAGCccagactacatagtaagaccatcccttagaaagaaaagaaaagaaaaaagaagcaaagcaaagcaaagcaaaaatgttgcatgcctttgatccctgcatgtagcaggaagagagaggtaaatggatctccatgagttcaagaccaacctggtctacatagcaagttccaggccaggcactgcatagtgagaccctatgtctcaaaataaaacaaagcaaaacaaaacactggagaGATGACaattgctgctaagcctgacaatctgagttcaatcccagggccCCACagagtagaaggaaagaaatgactcCCTTAggctgttctctggcctccacctgGAGACCATgacaagcatgtacacacacacacacacacacacacacacacacacaatgtaataacaaagaaatctttttttctccctaggacagggtttctttgtgtgtctctggctgtcctgcaacttactctgtaggctagcctcaaactcacagagatccacctgcttctgcctcccaagcacttaaaggtgtgcaccaccatcacctaaCTAACAAAAATATCTTTTTCAACGTTTTCCCCAGCTGAGAATCATTGAGCTAATCCAACCTATTGTACACTCTGCCTgaggtgataaaaaaaaatcagaactctAAATATCCTTCCCCAGTTAAGGGTTCCTACCTTCTTTCCTGCTGGATCGTTATTGAAATCATTAAAAAAGATGCTTCTTTTTAACCTGTATCATGTGTGTCTCTCTAGTCTTTGTGAAGGGGAAAATCTCACTTCTTAGTCCCTTCATGAAACCGAATAACCTATTCACAttttacatacacatgcacagaaacaGACTCATATATACATGAGTATAGATATTTTATatctattaaataattaaatattatatctaatattataatatttaatagatttatttatagataatttaatagataatttataatttaatagataatttatattatttatttaatattaatagatattagaaagatattttcatgtatatatatatgctagcAAATAAAACAACATATCCCCATAActccatgtctctctgtctctgtctctgtctctctcatatattacatacatTTCACCCTATATGTAGATACATATGCCCACCCAGGAAATAAGCACATTTCCAAATGATTACCTCAACATTCATGCTCAAACATGGCCTAAATGACTGTCGCCCCAGTTATCCTTACACCCAGCATCAGGCATGTGGTAGGAAGACAGCAAGTGGTCAGTATGTACGAATGAGGGTGTGGCCCAAGCAGCAGGCCCAGCTTAGGGTAACCAGCTTCCCTGGATTGACTGCTCCCCGGTTTCTCTCTGAGCTTAGCACTTAAGGGTATCTAGAGTTGTCCTGCTGGGGTGTAAATTCTAATGCTAACTCTTTaagacaaaactaaacaaaatggGCAGGGTGGTCCTACTTGCCATGGAGTGTAGATATGGAGATCAGTGGAaagtggttctctccttccatcgtatagtcctgggaattgaactcagatccttaggCTTGCCATACCCACTGAGCGATTTTACTGGCTCGCTAACtctacctttatttatttatttaatttttttttttttgagacaagtgcTCATTACCAAATATAGCTATAGCTGGCCTGCAACTTGCTATGttgaccagactggctttgaacttatgaaTATCTGCTTCTgctacccaagtgctgggattaattgtGTGCAGGTTAATTCTATATCCTATaccttttagtatttttaaagcttttttaaagctttttggttttggttttgcttgattttttttttttttttttttgagacgggttttctttttgtaagagccttggctgatctggaactcactctgtagatcagactggcctggaactcacagatccccctgcctctgcctcttgagtgctaggaataaaggtgtgccCCACACACCTGGCCTTTCGTTGCTGTTGGGATTGCCTGGTTCAGTCTTCAGTGCCTTATTTATTGTCTCTCCTCTCCATAAGCCTGGTTAAAACATGAACTTGTTTTAATCACCACTGTTTATTTTCAGGGCTTGGGTTTCCAGGTACTATACAGTAGCTGCTGAATaataaacaatgaattaatggCTGTTAGAGCTGCTCAGGTGAGAAATGTGGAGTCTCTTGTCTAGCTGCATTAGAGAGGAGGGGAGGCCTCACTAGTAATGGCCTTGCTCTTGCTGGCCTTTGTCTGGAGTCTTGATGATGTCATTGATGAAACCTACCATCCATTCAGAGAGCACCTAAAGCTTACTAATGCTTCCACAGTGTCTTCTCACTTGAAACGTATATAGCACACTAGTCAGGGCAAGGGTTCCCTGTGCAATCGAGAAGGTCAAGGCTATTGACAACAGTTCTGTCCCTAAAGAAGGCCTTGCTTGCAAGAAAAGCATATTGAACCACTCGTCTGTGGTCCATCCAAATCTGGATGATGGGTGGACATGTCTGTTAgtgtccagcaccatgtcttcacACCAGGATCTCCAACTCCATCTCAAGAGGCAGAAAGTTCTTtgaaggattttttaaaattaattaattttttttttctcaagatagggtctcacagtgtagtcctggctttcTGGAACTTCCTATGTAGATAGACactaaactggccttgaactcacagaggtcagcttctctcttcttccagctttctgggattaaaagtgtgtgccgcCAAGCTCCTCTCTTAAGAGGATTCTTCATCGCAGTGTAGCACCAGACTCTCTGAACTTTATAGTTCAAAGTCTCCCTGGCCGAGTAAGCTTCATCTAACACCGGTCAGTCTAGCCGTTTGTATCCTTCAAGTACCCGCTGCTGAAATCCCtgggccccccaccccccatcccttTCTTGTTGTTTTGCTTCTGTGTCTGGACTTGGCTAGCTCTCTTTGTCTGGATTGATCTGTCTTGCTCAAGTCTTATTTAAAAGACCCAATCCTGACACACTTCCTCATTACTGTGATTCGGTCCAGTAAGTAGGGGCCGGCCCACTCTCCACTCCATCACAACTGCCCTCTAAGGGATGGGCCTTAGGAGGGTCAAGCATGGGAAGGGTGTATGGGGTTCTCTTACAACTTGGATTGCTTTCTGCCGTTGGGTCTTCGCTCTCAAGGCCTGAGGGTGGATCCTAAGAATCACGAAAAGGTCCATTTTAGATGGTAACTCCCTCCGCTGTCTCTCTGCGTTCTCACTGGACCCACTGTTACAGGCACAGAAGCTGGACTGGACCGGCAAAAGGCCATAAAGGCTAGGGTTTCTTTTCCACTTGGGAAAGGCAGAGCGGAGGTCATTCACCTTCTGGGTGAGATCCTGAGCCTCGCAGAGCGAGGTGGCTCAGCGCGGGTGGCTCCTGAGCTGTGCCACGTAGCCGCAGGGCTGAGTGGGCAAGGGCCTTGGGAGCGCCGGATGTACGAACGCGCGGCTGGGATGCCCGGGGTGGTGTCCGAGCTGTGACATCCGAGAGTAGCATCGGCACTGAGCCCCTGCTTGGGGGGCCCCTGcaggcccctccccccacccccacccccagcgccAAGCCCGCAAGGGACCGCCACTCACCGAGCCGCGGTACTTCTCCAGCGACACCAGTTTGCCCCGGATGTTGACAGCCTTGAAGTTGTAGAAGTCCTGCTCGGATTGCACGCAGGCCGCGACCCACAGGAGCAGCCACGCCGTCGCCACTGCCGCAACCATGGCTCACTCCCGAGGTGGCGACTTGGCGAGGGCAAAGACAAGGCGGAGGGGACCCCAGcgtggggggcgggagggggcggCCCGCTGGGCAGGACGCGCCCCCTTCGCAGTCGCCTCTGCAGGCGCAGAGTCCTGGCTctggacctcagtttccctagCTGTTCTCTGCCAGTCAGCTTCGGATCGCAGGATCCTGTTTTCTTGAAGCTGAGGCCAGAATTCGCTCAGGCTCAAGCTCAGGATGTGGAGATTTAATAGGGACGATAGAGGAGAAAATCTGTGTGAGGATTAGCTTCTAGAGCCTGGCCCTAGGTGGATCGCTCCACCACTCTGAGCGCCAGTTTCTTCATGGGAATACACCTAGTTAGTGTAGAATTGGGAGTACTGGACCGTAACAGGAAAGTGATGGAAAACAATTTGATACTTGAATGATGCGTACAAACTTTAGGTTAATGGCTGTAGTGTTTCCcccaaaggaagaagtcagacaaGTCTGGGAGACCAGAGTCTGCTGCGGTTTGGATTCCAGCAGTGCAGTGGGGTTAGGAGAGCTTGCCTATCTAGTCAGTCACTGGATTAGTGTCTCCCGGCAGGAGGGCAGGAGGTGCAGCAGGAGGCAAGAAGGCCCCAAATCTCAGCAGCTGACAGTCAAAGGCTCTTTGTGGACCCTAGCATGGCGAGCAAGCAGCTGGATTCTCAAGTTAGTGACAAGAGATCCGGACCTTATGCCACAGCAATTTCCGTGCTCAGAAAACATCTATGACACCCATAGAGGGCCAAGCATCAGGTGGTGATGTAGTACACATTTGGAGTACATGTTCTATGCTAAGTTCAGCTCTAGGCGCCCCCTGTGCAGTGAGGAACAAGATGTGTGCTTCCTATTCAGAGGGAGATAGGACACTAAAAAGTTCCGTTAACTCCAAAACCGCTGTTGTGGCAAGTAGAGTAAGTACCACCTAACAAAGCTGAGGGTGTGAGTGGGCAAACGAAAGGAGGTTTGAACTGAACTCTGACAGATGGGTAGAAATTATTCAGGTAAAAGCAGGAAGCTTGTGCAAGGTCTCCAGGGAGAGTGAAACTTGATACACTGGGCCTCAAAGGCTAGTTTGGCGGACAGGAAAGAGCatgtgagggtgggggaggggaggtgggagtgaggtcACACAGCCTAGTGGGCCACAATAGAGTTTACAGGTTTGCAGGGCAGTGATAgccaatgcctttaatcccagcatttgggggacAGATCTCTAGAGTTAGTTAGTGGTCAAGTTGGTCTATATAGTACCAGGCCAGCTGTGTGTGACTTTATAATGAGgcatagtatttttaaaaaaatttgcaaGCCTTAAACTAAGAAATGAAGCTTTATTTTCTGCTTCTGTTAGTTTAAGCATCTGGGTGAGGCCCGTTCCTATGGTGCTCAGACAGGAAAAGGCAAGTGCAGATGTTGGGGAGGAAGAAGCCATTAGCTTTGAGGCCCGGTGATGGTCACCGCAGAGATGGTACTGAGAAGATGGTTAAAATCAGGCAGGCTCTGAGGTGACTGAAGGGACAGAGTGTGAGGGGAGGGGTTGGCCTTTTGCATTAAGAAGGGGTGGGGTAGATGGGCCTGGAGCAGTCTTCAGCAGCCACCAGGGAAAGGCTCTGAGTGCCTTGTCACAAGACTAACAGTCTTGCACACAAGGTGACACAGTAGGATTTGAACTCCCAGCCCTCAGATTTCAGAGTATGCTGTCCTTCTCCACTGCCAAGATGGCTTCTCTCTTCAGGAGCAGACAGCCTGGCCAGCAGAGGTACAGGACAAAGGTGCTCTAGGCAAGGTGAAGGCTTGGCCAAACTTCCCTACCCTTCTGCCTCCTTATCCCTATCTTTTGGGAGTCTTGAAGCCTAGGATGGGTCTTATTAACATAAACAGTTAAGCTGACAGCAATGTTGTACAGTTGTCCATTTCCATGGCTGCCTTGCCCACCAGGCCGGGAATACCTTCAAGGAAGGCCTATGTCTGGGTCATCCCCATGTCCTCTCTTCATACACAAGATGCTCAGTAAATGTTAACTTTTTATAAACCTTCTGGTGACTTCTGCTCCTCCGTGTGCATGCTAGAATCTGATATGAGATGCTGTTGATTTTAGCCAACAGAACATAACCTGTAACTTTATTTTCAGTCTGCTAcatatttctgatatttttaagGGAGCATATTATTTCCAGGTGGCACAGTTAACAACTGGGAGACTCAAAGACAGAGGCAAATAACGCTAAAGCTCAGAGGAGCACCGGGAAGGGTTGGAGGCTTACTCTGGAATCCCTAGCTCTCTTCTTTCCTACAAGAAAGTTCAAAGACATTATTCATGGACATTTAAGGTGCTCGATTTGTTCGTTAGTATCTTGAGTATCTAATGTGAAACTATCTTAAGAGCTTCTAatatagtgaaaaaataaaattattgaatttACATTCCAGTAGGAGGAGAAAGGACTAAAAACTAAAACATACTACAAAACCTGTAGCACTGTACAGAATGAGAGCTAGGGTGAGGGGTAATGTGCCGGAAGGAAGAGGGATTGCCATCTTGTCTGTTGCCTTGTCCTTCCCTGTTCACAGTGGCAAGggactgaagaaaagacagatACAAACAGACACAATGAACCTGGGTGATGGGAGCAGTTTAACACTACTGTTATCACTGCAACCTGAAACCACACTGTTTCTGTTAGCTACAGCACAGGGGGAAGGGTTAAGTCTCCTAGGGTTCTGCAAGTAAACAGTCTCAGGCTTTCAACATCCTGGAGGAGGAAGCTACATCTTTGACACACACTGATCAATCATTCATAAACAGTCATATACAGTCTTCTCAAGAAAACTGTCACCTCTCTTGAGCCTGGCCCGTAAGTAATAGCTTTGCCAATTTCCCATGGGCCAATTGGCCTGAGTCCTCAATAGGCCCAGCTCGTGCCAAAATACACCCTCACTCAGGATTTCACTCATTTAGGGTACatgttctttttctattattagtgtatgtgtgtattagtaagggttctctagaggaacagaactgattgaatgaatatatatgtgtatatatatatgtatatacatatgatttATTATAAAGGCTTACAGGCTGTGATTCAACTAGTCCAATGACGGTTGTCTTCCAATGGAAGGTACAGGAGTCCAGTAGTCAGTATATGCTGGAATCCTgtagaagtaggctctaatgctggtgaaggaatggacttcCCAGTGAGAGTGGCAGCAGTCAGGAAAAGGGAACAAACTTTCTTCTCCCATGTTGTTTATAGAAATGTCAGCAAAAGATGTAGCCCAGATTaagggtggatcttcccacctcaaaagatccagattaaaaGTGGTTCttctcatttcaaatgatttaattaagaaaaaaaaatcatagtggctgtgaatcccaggagactaaagcaagaactctgagttcaaggtcatctgggataaAGCAAGTCCCAAAATCTAGgcgtggtggtatacacctttaatctgggccacaccttctgctggagacctacataaggaccttagaagaaggaagaatctcttttcttcatttgcttgacttgtggaactgagcaactgctagacccttggacttccattcacagctgctactgaccattgttggggagttggactacagactgtaagtcatcaacaaattcccttattaTATAGAGACTActcataaattctgtgactctagagaaccctgactaatacagaagttggtaccaggagtggggttgttatagaggagcagaagtataaagATGAATCTTTTAAGAATTTGGATTTGGTTTAATAATTCACCAGTatcttcaactactgaaacttctccagatacTTTCTCTCCTGGGAGCTCAGAAAATATTGAAGGCCCATGGTGGAAACTATATTTCAAACTTAAAAGagtctttgattatcttgatccATCAATTGTAACTGGTGATGAATTAGGTGAGCTAGTGTACAAAACTTTCTACAAGTTAGAAGAAAAattggaaaatgattttgctggcttgTTGCTCTTAGTATCTCTAGAAAAATTGATGAAGGAAAGCAAAGagttgtatgataaaattgaatggctccagatgcaagtaaacaatctaaaggtgttttttaaaaaatatttatttatttatttatttattattgaatatattcttcattcattTCAAATATAATACCTTTCAAATGTAATAccttttccaggtttcccccctccaagaaaactcccaacccatactcccacaccctgcctccaagaatatgcccctctacccaacccactcccacctaccccgcatcaattttcctacactggggcatctatcgagccttcataggatcaaggacctctcctcccactgatgcccctctgccacacttttgactagaaccatgtgtaccccttggttgatgacttagtccctgggagccctggggtgtctggttggccgacatcatcattcttcccatgggactgcaaaccctttcagctcctccagtcctccctctaactcctccactcctccattaGAGACCCTGaactaagtccaatggttggctgctagcatccgcctgtgtatctgtaaggctctggcagggcccctccagagacaaccatatcaggctcctttctgtgagcacttcttgtcatccacaatagtgttggggtttagtgactgtttataggatgaatccccaggtaggacagtctctgggtggcctttccttcagtctctgctccacactttgtctccataattgctactgcgagtattttgttccctttctcagaaaaaccaaagcacccccacttaggtcttccttcttcttgagcttcctgtggtctgtgaattgtaatttgtttattttgagcttttggactaatatccacttatcagtgagtacatatcatgggtattcttttgtgattgggttacctcactcaagatgacactttctagttccatccatttgcccaagaatttcatgaattcattgtttttaacagccagatagtacttcattgtgtagctatatcacattttctatatccatttctctgttgaaggacatctggttctttccagcttctggctattataaataatgttgctatgaattagtggaacatgtgtccttattacatgttggagaatattctgggtatatgcccaggagtggtatagctgggtcctcaggtagtactatgtctaattttctgaggaatgggcaaactgatttccagaatggtttttaccagcttgcaatcccaccagcaatggagaagcgttcctctttctctgcatctgctgtcccctgagtttttcatcttagcaattctgactagtgtgaggtggaatctaagggttgttttgatttgcatttccctgatacctaaggatgctgaacatttctttaggtgcttcagagccattccattttcctcagttgagaattctctgtttagctctttatcccatttttaaatagggttatttgactctctggagtctaacttcttgagttcttttgtatacattgcatattagccctcagtTAGATGTAGggattggtaaggatcttttcccaatctgttggttgccattttgtccttgtactggctggttttgtgtgtcaacttgacacaggctggagttatcacagagaaaggagcttcagttggggaagtgcctccatgaaatccagctgtgggacattttctcaattagtgatcaagtggtgagggcccattgtgggtggttccacctttgggctggtgctcttgggttctataagagagaaaacaggctgagcaagccaggggaagtaagccagtaagaaacatccctccatggcctctgcatcagctcctgcttcctgacctgcttgagttccagtcct is a window encoding:
- the Gpx7 gene encoding glutathione peroxidase 7; translation: MVAAVATAWLLLWVAACVQSEQDFYNFKAVNIRGKLVSLEKYRGSVSLVVNVASECGFTDQNYRALQQLQRDLGPHHFNVLAFPCNQFGQQEPDTNREIENFARRTYSVSFPMFSKIAVTGTGAHPAFKYLTQMSGKEPTWNFWKYLVDPDGKVVEAWDPTVPMEDIKPRITEQVMKLILRKREDL